In Campylobacter vicugnae, a genomic segment contains:
- the hemC gene encoding hydroxymethylbilane synthase has translation MNIKIASRNSALALWQTYHIRDLLEARGHSVEIITMKTKGDVILDTPLAKIGGKGLFTKELENAMLDGRADIAVHSLKDVPTTFPDGLKLACVCSREDINDAMLSMNFKSFDELPNGARVGTTSLRRRMQLLALRPDLEIISLRGNVNSRIAKLKDGEFDAIILAMAGINRLELHKEVKYVSVLNTIAAMGQGALGIEAVDRDDILDAIEFLNDEKSVIETTIERAFVHRLNGGCQAPIGVSARLDGDKISVRAILGTPDGKEILKNERVFNKSEYKEAGEILANEFIAKGAKELLAKAEQIASQI, from the coding sequence ATGAATATTAAAATCGCAAGTAGAAATAGCGCCCTAGCACTTTGGCAGACATATCATATTAGGGATCTTTTAGAGGCTCGTGGTCATAGTGTAGAGATTATTACTATGAAGACTAAAGGCGATGTAATTTTAGATACTCCACTAGCTAAGATTGGTGGCAAAGGTTTATTTACTAAAGAGCTTGAAAATGCAATGCTTGATGGAAGGGCTGATATTGCTGTGCATAGTTTAAAAGATGTGCCAACGACTTTTCCAGATGGGTTAAAATTAGCCTGTGTTTGTAGTAGAGAAGATATAAATGATGCTATGCTAAGTATGAATTTTAAAAGCTTTGATGAGCTTCCAAATGGTGCAAGAGTTGGAACTACATCTTTGCGTAGAAGAATGCAACTTCTAGCTCTTAGACCTGATTTAGAAATTATCTCGCTTCGTGGAAATGTAAATTCAAGAATTGCTAAGCTTAAAGATGGCGAATTTGATGCTATTATACTTGCTATGGCTGGAATTAATCGTCTTGAACTCCATAAAGAGGTAAAGTATGTATCTGTGCTTAATACTATTGCAGCAATGGGGCAAGGAGCTTTGGGCATAGAAGCAGTAGATAGGGATGATATTTTAGATGCGATTGAGTTTTTAAATGATGAAAAGAGTGTTATAGAAACTACTATTGAAAGAGCATTTGTGCATAGATTAAATGGTGGATGTCAAGCCCCAATTGGAGTAAGTGCAAGGTTAGATGGTGATAAAATTAGTGTTAGAGCAATTTTAGGCACTCCAGATGGTAAAGAAATATTGAAAAATGAAAGAGTATTTAATAAATCTGAATATAAAGAGGCTGGAGAGATTTTAGCTAATGAGTTTATAGCCAAAGGCGCAAAAGAGCTTTTAGCTAAGGCTGAGCAGATAGCAAGCCAAATTTGA
- a CDS encoding FxsA family protein: MIRISLLPYIFLEIVLVVLYVLEFGFFSLFSEIFLSALLGVILILNYGFANLFQNINYFNIKDIFGSLGLAIGGFAIIIPGIISDIFGIIIIVVALILKIYAKFNTLNYQNNQDRYSQANQNDDVIDVEIIEERDR; the protein is encoded by the coding sequence ATGATTAGAATTTCATTGCTACCATATATCTTTTTAGAGATAGTATTGGTTGTTTTATATGTATTAGAATTTGGATTTTTTAGTCTATTTAGTGAGATTTTTCTTAGTGCATTACTTGGCGTAATTTTGATACTAAATTATGGATTTGCTAATTTATTTCAAAATATAAACTACTTTAATATCAAAGATATCTTTGGTAGTTTAGGACTTGCTATTGGTGGATTTGCTATTATAATTCCTGGAATAATAAGTGATATTTTTGGAATAATTATAATTGTAGTTGCTTTGATTTTAAAGATTTATGCTAAATTTAATACTCTTAATTATCAAAATAACCAAGACAGATATAGCCAAGCCAACCAAAATGATGATGTAATAGATGTAGAGATTATAGAGGAGAGAGATAGATGA
- a CDS encoding proline--tRNA ligase, producing MKFSKLYIPTLKEAPKDATLPSHQFLLRAGFIQQTGSGLYNFLPLGKRVLKKIENIVRDEMDKAGANEVSMSFVVPSELWKQSGRFFKFGSELLRLNDRKGNDFVLGPTHEESIVDMVRGRVNSYKQLPLNLYQIGLKFRDEARPRFGLLRCREFIMKDSYSFHSSYDDLKREFDLMQKTYSKIFTRLGLNFRCVEADSGAIGGSGSKEFMVLADNGEDDILISDSSDYAANVEAAKRAKRTCSAERPQSNGMLKFHTPDCSTIAAVSEFFKIDPFYTIKAVIKKAIYEDRSEIVIFFLRGDDELQETKALNACGALELCDANTDEIENAGLVAGYCGPIGLPEGVNFYIDNELDGESEMICGANQKDYHAIGVSIINFNKDRFKDLVAVKAGDKALDGGTLSMTKGIEVGHIFQLGDKYSSAMDATFLDENGKAKPFIMGCYGIGVSRLEAVVIESSHDERGCVWKKECAPFSVHIIVSNFKDEAQAKFALELESALESVGIEVLLDDRDERFGVKIADFELIGNPFGVVVGKGLANDEVELIIRDGLIKEKVASSEILGKLKELV from the coding sequence ATGAAATTTAGCAAATTATATATCCCAACACTTAAAGAAGCTCCAAAGGACGCTACTTTGCCTAGTCATCAGTTTTTGCTTAGGGCTGGATTTATTCAACAAACTGGTAGCGGACTTTATAACTTCTTGCCACTTGGTAAAAGGGTGCTTAAAAAGATAGAAAATATCGTAAGAGATGAGATGGATAAAGCAGGTGCAAATGAAGTATCTATGAGCTTTGTAGTGCCTAGTGAGTTGTGGAAGCAAAGTGGGAGATTTTTTAAATTTGGAAGCGAACTTTTAAGGCTAAATGATAGAAAAGGTAATGATTTTGTTCTAGGGCCAACACACGAAGAAAGCATTGTAGATATGGTTCGCGGAAGAGTAAATAGCTATAAACAACTGCCTTTGAATTTATATCAGATTGGACTTAAATTTAGAGATGAGGCAAGACCTAGATTTGGTCTTTTAAGATGTCGCGAGTTTATAATGAAAGATAGTTATAGCTTTCATTCAAGTTATGATGATTTAAAGCGTGAGTTTGATCTTATGCAAAAAACATATAGTAAGATTTTTACTAGACTTGGCTTAAACTTTAGATGTGTTGAAGCTGATAGTGGAGCTATTGGTGGTAGTGGAAGTAAAGAGTTTATGGTGCTTGCTGATAATGGTGAAGATGATATTTTAATCAGTGATAGTTCAGATTATGCTGCAAATGTTGAAGCTGCTAAAAGGGCTAAACGCACCTGTAGTGCAGAACGCCCACAAAGCAATGGAATGCTTAAATTTCATACGCCAGATTGTTCGACTATTGCAGCAGTTAGCGAGTTTTTTAAGATTGATCCATTTTATACTATCAAAGCTGTTATTAAAAAGGCTATATATGAAGATAGAAGTGAGATTGTAATATTTTTCTTGCGTGGAGATGATGAACTTCAAGAGACAAAAGCACTAAATGCTTGTGGCGCATTAGAGCTATGTGATGCTAATACAGATGAGATTGAAAATGCTGGATTAGTAGCTGGATATTGTGGGCCAATTGGTCTTCCTGAAGGGGTCAATTTCTATATTGATAATGAGCTTGATGGTGAGAGTGAGATGATTTGTGGCGCAAATCAAAAAGATTATCACGCAATTGGTGTAAGTATTATAAATTTCAATAAAGATAGATTTAAGGATTTAGTAGCTGTAAAGGCTGGAGATAAAGCACTTGATGGTGGTACTCTTAGTATGACTAAAGGTATAGAAGTTGGTCATATATTTCAGCTAGGAGATAAGTATTCATCTGCGATGGATGCGACATTTTTAGATGAAAATGGCAAAGCTAAGCCGTTTATTATGGGTTGTTATGGTATTGGCGTAAGTAGATTAGAAGCAGTTGTGATAGAATCTAGCCATGATGAAAGAGGATGCGTATGGAAAAAAGAGTGCGCTCCATTTAGCGTTCATATAATTGTATCAAATTTCAAAGATGAAGCTCAGGCTAAATTTGCTCTAGAACTTGAGAGTGCGCTTGAGAGTGTTGGAATTGAGGTATTATTAGATGATAGAGATGAAAGGTTTGGAGTTAAAATAGCTGATTTTGAACTGATTGGAAATCCATTTGGTGTAGTAGTAGGCAAAGGATTAGCTAATGATGAGGTTGAACTAATCATTCGTGATGGTCTAATAAAAGAAAAAGTCGCTTCTAGCGAAATTTTAGGCAAATTAAAAGAGCTTGTATGA